In Zingiber officinale cultivar Zhangliang chromosome 8B, Zo_v1.1, whole genome shotgun sequence, a single genomic region encodes these proteins:
- the LOC122015287 gene encoding 60S ribosomal protein L4-like, giving the protein MASAAVRPLVTVQPLEGDMATDAAVTVPLPDVFKAPIRPDVIRFVHSNLSKNKRQPYAVSKRAGHQTSAESWGTGRAVSRIPRVPGGGTHRAGQGAFGNMCRGGRMFAPTKIWRRWHRRVNINMRRYAVVSALAASAVPSLVLARGHRIETVPELPLVVSDSAEGVEKTSAAIKILKQIGAFPDTEKAKDSQKIRPGKGKMRNRRYVTRKGPLIVYGTEGSKIVKAFRNIPGIDIANVERLNLLKLAPGGHIGRFIIWTKSAFAKLDSVFGSLDKPSEKKKGYILPRPKMFNADLGRIINSDEVQSVVRPIKKEVKRRHLKKNPLKNLYTLLKLNPYAKTARRMSLLAEEKRVKAKKEKLDKKRSKLSKEEAAAIKAAGRAFYKTMISDSDYAQFDNFSKWLGVSQ; this is encoded by the exons ATGGCCTCCGCCGCTGTGCGCCCCCTAGTCACGGTGCAGCCCCTTGAGGGCGACATGGCCACCGACGCAGCCGTCACCGTCCCCCTGCCTGACGTCTTCAAGGCCCCGATCCGCCCCGATGTCATCCGTTTCGTCCACTCCAACTTGTCAAAAAACAAGCGCCAGCCCTACGCAGTATCCAAGCGTGCCGGTCATCAGACCTCCGCTGAATCCTGGGGAACCGGGCGTGCCGTTTCACGTATCCCTCGAGTTCCAGGTGGCGGTACCCACCGTGCTGGCCAGGGTGCATTCGGCAACATGTGCCGTGGCGGCCGCATGTTCGCCCCCACCAAGATCTGGCGCCGCTGGCACCGACGCGTTAACATCAACATGCGCCGCTACGCTGTTGTTTCGGCCCTTGCTGCCTCTGCCGTCCCATCCCTTGTATTGGCCCGTGGACATCGTATCGAGACCGTTCCTGAGCTCCCACTCGTTGTCTCTGACTCGGCTGAAGGCGTTGAGAAAACATCCGCCGCCATCAAGATCCTCAAGCAGATTGGTGCCTTTCCAGATACCGAGAAAGCTAAGGACAGCCAGAAAATCCGACCCGGCAAGGGTAAGATGCGAAACCGCCGCTATGTTACTCGCAAGGGTCCCTTAATCGTATACGGAACAGAGGGATCAAAGATTGTTAAAGCTTTCCGTAACATTCCTGGTATTGATATTGCTAATGTTGAGCGTCTCAACCTTCTGAAACTGGCACCGGGAGGCCACATTGGAAGGTTCATCATCTGGACCAAATCTGCATTCGCGAAGCTTGATTCTGTATTTGGAAGCCTTGACAAGCCATCTGAAAAGAAGAAGGGATATATTCTGCCCAGGCCAAAGATGTTCAACGCTGATCTTGGAAGAATCATCAACTCTGATGAGGTACAGTCTGTTGTGCGTCCAATCAAGAAGGAAGTGAAGAGGCGCCACTTGAAGAAGAACCCCCTGAAGAATCTCTACACGCTCTTGAAGTTGAACCCTTATGCCAAGACTGCCAGGAGGATGTCCTTGCTTGCTGAAGAGAAGCGCGTCAAAGCCAAAAAGGAGAAGCTTGACAAGAAGAGGAGCAAGCTATCAAAG GAAGAGGCTGCTGCAATCAAGGCTGCCGGACGTGCGTTCTACAAAACTATGATCTCAGACAGCGATTACGCCCAGTTCGACAACTTCTCCAAGTGGCTGGGAGTTAGTCAGTGA